TTCTGCTTTCGGAGTTGCTAGTTCCTGTAAAAGATATAAACAGTAATGGTAATCTGGCATACCTTAAATAAACAGACTGGAATCATTTATTATGCTCAAGTTATAACTAGCGATTCATCACCAAAAAATTGATTGAGAAAATATTATGCTTTTCCAGACTTGTGTGTTTTATAAAGGAACTCAATAATATTTGAGTATTACTGCTTACCAATTTAATGCCACATATGAGAGATGTATTCCCGCATTTAATAAGAGCTGAAGCGTCTGCTGTCTTTATCGCATCaacgtttaattttatgtttctgtGCTCATTAAATAATCTTCCATCAGGACGTACTTCTTTAGATATGTAGTCATTGAAGAATTTCACTGGATGTATAAGtctgaatataaaaaataagagtataaataaacacaaattacaTGAAAACATGATGTTACTATTCAAATTATGGTTATACTAACTTGTATACTTCAGACATTGTTGAAGTGGTTAGGATACTGAGTCTCTCAAAGGTAGCTAATTAGCCTCATGAGACGTGGTTCGACTGATATTTTCTGTAATATTGCAAGTATTTATCCTTTGTTGTTAGAATTCACTAAGTTCTACTTAACGAGAAAACGTGTTATTGACAGCGAACAACTGACAAATATGGCATTGCCATTAATGACACTGACAGGAAAACAACCGGCACTCCTGTTCTGACAGTAGTTATCATATATACCTATGTTATATGTTGCAAGCAAAAGTACCTTTTTGTCTACGTATCTCCAATATTAACTGTTTGTGTTTTAAGGTTTTGCGGCACACGACACAGTTTATCAGTTACGTTTGGTTGAGAAATATAAGATTTTGcagatttaaaagaaaaacataaataaaacaatccaTTTTCGTATCGCTATTGCAGAAAATGCGAAGGTCGTTAGATAATCTACTGTGTGTATACGATTTTTCAGAAGGTTAGAGAAagcataaaaaatgttttcaaagaaatcTTACTGTTAAAGTTGGTTGTACTGTTGCACAATTTATTCTATTTCATTAtttgtgaataattttgacCAATTGATTATACTTTACTCGTCAAGATAAGGAAAATCTTGTTGTTTACGTGACTTATAACttggtacatatttttaaagaatattaacgcttttattttaaacattaactgcacgtttggcgcagtggtttaagcggtcacctcgccgtaacaaccgtagcgccgcgtgtggtgggttcgaatcctacccgggacaaatctttgtgtgatgagcacgagtatttgttctgagcctggttgtcaatttatctatataagtatgtatttagaagtatataagtatgtttatcagttatttggttaccatagtacaagctctgcttagtttggaatcaaatgaccgtgtgtgagttgtccaataatatttatttatttatttatttatatattatataatatacttttactacttataatataaataattaccgtaaaacggggtgaatagaattcgcggggtgaatagaaaaaaaatcaggaaagttttcaaggccaatatttgagtactcctcgttgaagaatttagttcaaatttgaaatgattacacgtcgatattacttctctgcggtgtcataattgtttaaatgtttaaaatgatatttatacccaaaaaaatgcttcaaagactaccgtcctcgaatgccttaatatcgacctccaaaactttggatttaaagtgggatttcttttctaatgagttgtttgaagtgtttatctctttaggtgtatattaatctataaagatacaatattgttaattgaaaaaacgtttttaaaccaaaaaaatatgtttaaatcacagaaatagtcatttttttgtataaacggggtgaatagaatcgtttgaagggtgaatagaactacagtatggggtaaatggaaacatagcagggttcaatagaaacgcgtaaggggtgaatagaaacgagtgaggggtcaatagagattaataaatagggttgtcaaaaactgtaaacaaaattaacataaacaattaaaaattaatagtcattaatgttctgaaattcacaattatcattgtatcaaagttataacggcaaactactgcatatagtatgaaagttagttaggttatcttgttttattttttgagttaatctatacgaatctatacttaatattataaagctgaagagtttgtttgtttgtttgtttgaacgcgctaatctcaggaactactggtccgatttgaaaaattctttcagtgttagatagtccatttatcgaggaaggttataggctatatatcatcacgctactaccaataggagcagagtacgggtgaaaaatgttacaaaaacggggacaattttgacccattctctcttatgtgacgcaagcgaagttgcgcgggtcagcttgtgtaattatcaacggttatttcaatttttaaacacacaacctcccttttcagcatgttggataagtcgtctttggcagccctaacagtttttccattcacccctttggtcgtttcgatttacccctatcgctgggtgaatagaaattgaccatttttttaaggaaatatcgtaaaattatgcatatttttcgacaaatatggttttagctctttcttcatggcgccggacatgatatagaataacccgacgataaaaataacaagttattcgcaacaaatttttaggacaaagttgaaaattgtttctattcaccccgttttacggtagtTTACGTTACGTTATTCAAAACCGCTaccagtaataataatttatttatgtataatctATGAAATGTGGCATTCGTAGTTGTCAAAATCGATTGACATTAACGCTTGACTTTGACGTTTCTTTTTGATTTGGTTTCGGTGCACGAAACTCCAAGGTGtgtgtttttatgaaataatccTAAATAATCACATAAAGTATATGCCAGAAAAGCACCGCATAGTATTAATTAGTGTTCTTATAAGCTACCCCAAAACCTAGGCGCcttattttgtgaaattatttcagATCACAATGGCAAAACCAAAAGGAGAGAGGAAAGGCAAATCTGCCATCAATGAAGTTGTTACTCGTGAATACACGGTGAACTTACACAAACGGCTTCATGGAGTTGGTTTCAAGAAACGCGCTCCGCGTGCGATCAAGGAGATCCGCAAATTCGCAGAGAAACAAATGGGAACCCCTGATGTTCGTGTAGACACTCGCCTAAACAAATACCTCTGGTCAAAGGGAGTCAGGTAAATAACTCTTATTACTATATCTATCTCTCCTTTACTTGTCAATGTTGTTCTGAGAATAGTCCTCAGATTTTGAGAAAcatcaaaacatttatatacaaTACTAAACAAAACATAGGTTATGATTTGGAACTTGCAAGTATCTCATGAGTTATTAGTTATTCCGTGTTGCTGTGTTTTCTAACTTTTTCTAAGTGACACAAGTTATgatttaaatagttttgattagattaataatataacaaatgtaaATTCTTGATATTTGTTGAAGTGGTTATGTTTGCAAATTCATATGAAGAGAGATGACTGGTTAAAATTGGAAACGGATAGGTGTAGTAAAATTATGCTACAACTAAGTGAAGGAATTGagtgttgaatatttttttttcagaaatgttCCCTTCCGTGTCCGCGTCAGGCTGTCCCGCAGACGTAATGATGATGAGGACTCTGCGCACAAACTGTTCACGCTAGTGACCTACGTACCAGTAGCCTCCATCAAGGGCCTGCAAACTGAGAATGTTGACGCTAGCCAAGAATAAACTCTAAGTTTAAGTTAAtaactgtttttctttttatcctTTAGTTAAGAACCTAGCAAGTTTTAcctaataattgttttataattttgctgAGAGCTTTTTTCTAAGTTTTGTGGACATAATGTAAATGGAAAATCATTATCAAGATATTTTTGAGGTGGAACAAGTTTTCATTCATCAATgttctattaataataattcagatcagatagttttatgtttaatgtaATGAAGGTTAGTAAAGTAGTTGctacaaattacttaattacacATGTATAAGTTTGAGCTGTAATGCAGTGAAAGTGCATGTCAAATGctcaattagtttttttttaacaaatagttTGATGATGatcatattgtttttttcttctataagtGGTCGAATGGCCTTTATTTGAGAGGTGTAGAAATCATTAGATTGGACATTGATTAACTTACTTTCATTCAAGAGAGATGTGTCCTCTCTACTGAACACACGTTTTCTGAGTATTCCTGGCTGGTCAGTGGTCACTAAAGGCACAAGCTACGAGCCCACCACACGAAGCGGCAGCAGGCGACCTGCCGTTTCCACGTATTTTCAATACGCacctatataataatacatatacattatacatatacgCCTCAGTAGCTCAGTAGATTATTATCGAGAGGTCATAAATGTACTGCGAAAATTGTCTCGTAAGCAGTTTGATCATTTTGGGCCTGgtgcaaaaaataaactagaGCCCTTAAGAACTAAACTACAAAacacaaaatgttttgttgatCCGTTAGCTATAGAGCTCGGGGGCCCCGCCACACCGCATGGCGCCTAGCCATACCGTAACTACGCCGTTGTTACTACattgcccgctagaggcgctgatcagattttcatacaaattttgttGTGGTTTTTGATAGGCGATAGTTGTAGGAAATGCCACCTCTGCACCATCCAGTAATCGAAGCGGCTTCCCATCTCGGTTGTACCAGTGGCTTGATGGCTTGTCAGTTGGTCAGACACATACGCCAACTCTTTAGAATTTCTATACAAGACTAAGACTAGTCATAGGGTACCTACGTCGGTATACAAAAGCGGACTTGTGACTGCTACCAACTACTGTTTTAAGCTGAAACCGCAACGTAAATTACTGCATGCCATTAGCGAATTGTGCTAATATGTGCCCcaattagataattatttagtttgcCTCGATTAAATAGCTGCAACCCAGTGACGGCGACATCAGTAAAACATGCAATTTGTTAAATAACCATTCTAATCTTTTCTGTCTCTGCAAAAATATTGGAAAAGTCAAAGGTGTATATCAGTGTTTCATGACGTCGTAAAATGTTTGTGTCATACGTAATTGACTAAGTTTCAATTATCTGAAACTGACAAAATAATCTTCAACTAAAAGGTACTAAAATTAGATCCAGGTAAGCCTGCTATACTTAGCTCACGTACTAAGTTAATCATAAACTTTTGTTTacgtaatacaatatttaagcGTGTATTACCTATACCTACGTATAGTATTCTAGTCCTGCTGCCGTTCTTAATTATATTGTCGTCGTTCTATTGTGTATAGAGGACAGAGGTAGGTACGTAATGTTACTTAACGGATGTCACTATACTGCAGGATGTGGCACCGGTCGTAGAGGTATACACGTCGGCCGCAACGCTAAGCCTGCGGTTCACTTCCATTAGTACTGCTAAATCCATTACAGGCCCATCTCGTCTTACTATCTGTATTAAGTGTGTGTCTTACGTGTTTCCTTCCAACCCAGCTTGGGCAGGCTTTTGTATCAACAGTAAGGATTGTAAACTTAAaacttgtacatacataaatacgtaTTATTTGATTGGTAGATAACTACTATTTGCTAAGTCCTACGTACTTATACTAAACTAAGTAGCTACTAGGTATAGATAGGCGAGCAAACCCTACATGCACTAAACTGCGTAAAATTTTAGCTAACTACTGATGAATTGCCATCTGAGATTATTACGTCAAGAAATATGATCTCTCATGATGTCTGTAggaattgattttataaaacgaaGTTGCGTTATTTATAGGTACGTAAGTAGATAGGTAATACGTGCTTGTCTTTACTAAGTAAAGAATGGATAGATATGACATAGAAAACGGCCCTCGTGGCATAAtgattaataaatcaaaactcTTTGGTTTTGAGAAGAACTAAATATAGTTTCGCATTTTATTTAGCATCATTTTGTTGTTGCACTTGTTAGTAGTTAGCGGtacttaagtaggtaggtagtacctagctaataatgtattattgtcATGAAAGTTAGGCAGTgagttaaataaagtttaaaacgaAGTGACAAGCAGCAACTGCACacataaataagtaacattCTGCTAGAGGTGTACAGTAAGGAATAGCGTGACTTTCTCCCGTTTGTGTCACCAACTTTATTTACATCCGTGTGCCGACGCCTGATAAACTTAAAGTATTATGTGGACTCATGTATATGTTCACCTACTTACTTGAAGttctatacaatttatatatagTTTCGTAGCTCATGGCGAAAACACATACTTAGTTAAAGTAGATACGAATAttagctaaaaaatatttacggtTCACTCTTCAGATCGACAATTTTATCTATGCTTTTGCACTAACAAAGCGTAGGTATTTACTTATTACCTAAATATCTGTCTAAATACTATTTAGGTAGAGTTTAGACGAATGAAAGAATACGTGGAAAGCTCTCATCATGGTAAGTAGGTATTGCTATTtaaatccatactatccatactaatattataaatgcgaaagtaactctgtctgtctgtctgtctgtctgtctgtctgtctgctacttaatcacgcctaaactactgaaccaatttgcatgaaatttggtatggagatattttgatacccgagaaaggacataggctactttttaccccgggaaaattacgcatttcccggaaaaattcaggttgcgaacgaagtcgcgaatattcaatactagctgacccgcgcaacttcgcttgcgtcacataagagagaatgggtcagaatttccacgtttttgtaacactttttactgttactctgctcctattggtcgtagcgtaatgatataaaatatgtttttttttcacgaaaaatattctcaaaattatttatatctcttcgtataacgaagtcgcgctaaggcatatccgccatttaaacagttgccatgacaacggaattttgttaattaaatgtcattataatattgattatttgcaACTTGGTTCGGCAcatgaattttcccgggaactgagtcattttcccggggtaaaaagtagcctatgtcctttctcgggtatcaaaatatctccataccaaatttcatgcaaattggttcagtagtttaggcgtgattgagtagcagacagacagacagacagacagacagagttactttcgcatttataatattagtatggattataatgacactgaattaacacaattccgttgtcatggcaactgttttaatggcggatatgccttagcgcgatttcgttatattaagagatataaataattttgagaatatttttcgtgaaaaaaaaacatattttatatcatcacgctacgaccaataggagcagagtaacagtaaaaagtgttacaaaaacgtggaaaattctgacccattctctctaatgtgacgcaagcgaagttgcgcgggtcagctagtataagtatAATTGTATGTAGAAGTATATGAATAGGTTTATAACTACCTACcacaacaatattaattataattatagaactTAGATTGAAGTACGCTActtcagtttttttatattctaagaGATTATTAGATATGAAAACATACTTATGCGTTTATAGCATTGACGAACCGATATGCACAttgaaaatactaaaaaagCACGCATAGCCTGCGAGAAAACAGTATGCATCACTGAATAAACTGTGAAAGGCCGAATAAATGCAGCACTTTACGCAGTAGGTATTTAAACACAACGTGCACTGAACGTGTCAACATTTTACTGTAAACGGATCTTTATTGTTCGTGTTTCATCGTAATAACAATGTTGAATAAATTGTAGCACAATCAAACATACGCGATAAACGTAAATTTCATGTCgctattatgtatttatggaAGTAGTGTTGTGGGTATCTATCTATATGACAAcgttatacctacctactcgtAGACAAAACCTTTGAATATTTTAGGGATTGGGATGttgaaaaccttttttttcgaaatttccttgagaaatagtttattataattaggtattattGTGAGATTACTTTGCTCCCATATAGACAAGGAAGGGaagaattttgtaaaagtttatatCCGTCTCTTTGCGTATCGATGCTTGACCTAAATTAAGtgtgatataattttgtattcgaATCCCTTTCTTAATTTAGACTTTTCTTATTAGACGAACGGGTTCTAAATGCGctcttttctttattaaatacgGGCAAAGGCTTATTTGATGCAGtgtttatatgtatatcaaGTCATTCACTgtagaattaatatttaatgcaaaTTATGCATATTGAACGTTAACACTTTTAATTAGTTAACTTTATATGCCACCTGCATTGGAAGCTCTTcgaacaacaataataattatccgTTGATTCAACGTTGATGTTGATATTAAAACTTGCGTAATTTGCCCAAATTACTACAAAGTAtcgaataattaatttgaactttTCTCATTAAAACATCGCAGTTGAATAAGGTAATGATGgttgatataattatgtaggtattgtCACGGTCTTTCATTAGTATAATGACCGAAAATAAAGAGtgatttaagtataaaaataagttttttttatcagaGATATGCACTTGTTTATGAACAAAGAAATGATGAAGCTTGTTCAAACGCAAATATTTTTCCTGTTCTGcaaagtagaaaatatttgctCCTACAGCTTTTGCTTGAATAAAAATGGTACATTgttcaagtttttatttgtagcaTTTTTGAAGAGAACTTCGCGTAGAATTCAATAAGCTTCTGGACGCGTCTTAACGATGAACGTTCCTTGTCGTCACCACTTGATGTTTCTCCGCCATTGCTTTTGCCTTTCTAATGACAGAAAAGCTTTAAATGAATTCGTAATACTTGACTTGTGCAGTAACAACGTTAAAAGGACAATAAGAGTAATTGATGGGCCATAATTCAATCGAttggtttaaatataattatctacgTCATAAATGTCTAGATAATCTTGATAAAAACCATACAAtacacaatcaaaataaaatagtaaaaaggtATACGCAATTAGATTGTGTATAcctatttactattttattttgattgtgtaTTGTATGGTTTTTATCATCATTCAGATTGTGTACATATTTAGTGGTGGATATATATCCATATGGAAAGTAAATAACCTGGTGATATGAGAGATGCGTGGTGGTTACCTGAACTACTACTAATACTATCTGTATTAGGACGTATTTTAGTCAACTGTTAAATATAGGTACAACGCAGTTGTTCAACCCCAGGACGCACGGATGGAACAACAACAACATTTCATATTAACGACACAGAAGTTATCTCGTGCCATTGTCAAATCGTGACATCTTAGTTAACAGGGTTTTATGACTCAAGCCACGTGCGAAGAgttactactatcgactttgGTACGATCCAACTTGCCACCACTTCGACACAGTTCGCACTTTGACAAGTAATTAATTCTACAACTACGTGTTGTCAGTAAcgaatagaaattatatttttttttcagtaaaaacgTGAACATAGTAATTGATGTTCATTTTACATTACCTGTGTTTCATAAACCTTTGTGTTTGGCAATGTTGTAAAAATCTAGATAAGtgtttttcaatatatttttgtgtaatgtGTTTTCTTAGCagagaaaagttttttttataaaccaaGAAATTATGAAGCTTGTTCAAACGCAAACAAActcactaaaattttatataagttaCCATTTGGTCAAAAAAATCGAGGTGATGAGTAGCAACATTCGACaggaagataaaaataatattcaaatcacATGATGCCGATCGATAAAATTGCGCCACACAATATTGTTTACTTACCAACATGATCACGAATAGCAAGTATGGTTAAAGCCTGCGAGGTCGAAGGTCCGGACGGGCATGCCGGATACATGGCTCGCCCCTTATCACACTGGCCTAATGCCGACAACACTGAACTGTGAGCTTACGATACTACACTTTTCCCTCCTTCGGAGATTAGAAGCGTGACGGGTATACACAAATAGATAAGTACTGGccattattatatctattaattttgtttattcaaacGTTACTTCTCCAATAAATGTCACCgggaaagaaaattaaatattgtaaagtatcTCATTTTTTAAGGGATGAGAAAAAATCCAAGTGTCATTTGTGAGAGCCGTCCCCGCTCGAACTCGCACTCAGCAATAACGTTTCTCTCAAAGCTGTTCCATTAAAAGTGCATAAGTTATGTTTTTACTTTGCCTCTTACGGAATATTCGCGGTAAGTACCTATACGaatactgtatgtatgtataataaacaatatttaaaactactaaTTATTTCGAACCACTTCCGCGTATTGAATAAGTagtgctttaaaaataaagttgaattttatcattatttaacaattcagccaaataaatacatttatatgcttttattacagtttgtaacgaaaagtaaatataataatgctcCATTTGGGCTTCACTCGATCGCTGAATGGTTATTACTAGGAAGGGCAGCCGAAGGTATTATCTCTCGCGCTTGACCGAGCTTCGATCACCGCCTCGACGATTCCCAAAGCCTTGTTAAGGCCTAATGACACGAGAACAACCGAATTCTCCACTTATTTATACCTTTCAACTCTCAGATAGCTCTCGACATGATTCAGGTGATAATCATGTGGTTCACTTGTGTGAACAAAAGATTAGTATGTGTTtataggaataaaaatatttcttcaaaaaattgTACATAAGTACTATTTTGATATTGTGTTGCTCACTGAATCCGGCTTAGCTAGTCTCAAAAAAAGTGAAAAGTTAAGTGCTTTAGCTACATTAATATTCAAAACTGTATTTCGACTATCGCTATGGAATACGTGTGTACGTGTTACCTTATATTCGTATCTGCAAACTAAAGAGTTGTGTGGAGTGTGGCAGCAATCAAGCACAGATATCACGTACCTCGCCGTAGATCTAATAAATGTCCCGTGTGTGCGCGAACGGAGGCGTTGCTTCACCTAAATTATGGACTATacggtatttttttgttttaccaaTACTTTCCTGGTTGAACgtatttttaatgtcatttaTCTTGTCCCAGATACAACATTCATGTGAAAACCAACCTTTGGTCCGATTGTATTCAACAAATCAAGTATGCTTAATGCAATTATTGTTGCTTAACGGTTGCTTGTGTATTACAAAAGCAGGTTCAGTATTGTTCTGCAATCACGCAGTTTAATCATTCTGTGTAATTGACCATTTCTACGTAAGTGTATGTGTTTGTCAATCAGTGCGTAATTTATAACAATTGCATTAGtacaattgtataataattacctGCCTTACCTAACTACACCGTTTTATATGTACCATTGTTCAATGTACAGTTATGTctataaaaatagcattttcGATGTTTAGATAAAATATGGTGACCACGACAAAGTAACAGATTATGTTTAAATGTTTCACcacaataatttttttttaaaaacgaattcaaataaaaaaatattaaaaacacgaAAAAAGCTATGATTAAATGATCGGATAGAATTccatattacataaaaaaacgaaaacgtgttacaaaatattttatggaaacgttacatacatacatatatacgtacATTAAATCACGCTCATTTTCCACGAGGGGAAGCAGAGCCCAAATAACGTTGCATGCcacgatccttaaaaactttttgcttcattcgcatccatacacCTTGTCATAATTAAATGACCGCTGCCGCATAATCTTTTTGAAAGGTCATTCCGTTTTAGTAAATcaggataataatataataaatgtaacatgGCATATTCTCTGTAATATTTTCCAACAGGTCCGTGATTTACCTATATAATAGTATAAAGAAAAACTTTCTAGTCGAATCCAATAGTAAAGGTGCTGTAAAGTGCTACGCAGTAGATATGGTTGGTTACGCTACGGTTACGAACCGCTACGAGAGTTCTACAGAGCTACGTATATTCGAACAAggtaacttaaaaaatattttattgcattgtaACAAATAGTATGATTTTTATGTTTACTAGttggtattttatataacaGTTTATACCCAAAGATGTAAGTATGCAGAagcaatttaaaactttttccGATGTAATCGGGAACGACCCTCTCCTCATAAGTCGGGTACGATACCAAACTAAAGAATACATAAAGAGCATTCCGTTTGTCCGTCCTCTGAATTGGACCTGAGACCTCATGAGCAACTCGGAAAAGGATTCGATCACTAAGATCATTaaattatagatttaaaaaatgtaacccATATTTTCGCgaataatattccttgaaagtAAAAGCTACTCTTGCGTCGGAAAACAAATTGTTCTCAAATGGTTGGGACAGATGATCTGCAACTCATTTTCCTCTTTCAGATataagttacatattattatgacacgAGCGCGACCTACATAAAAGTTTTGGATTAGGCGTAAAGCAGCGCAGCCGGCTGGCAAAACGTACGAATAGATAATTTACTGTTAGGTGACCTTCAGTGGATTTCAGTGGGAGATATGAGAAGGGGAGTTGTGCCGGGAAGACAATGTCGTACATATTTTAAGCGGGCACGCCCCGTTCGCACAAAGGCGTAATTTATAGGGCCGCGCGGAGACGGGTGCCTGAGTTATGTCCCGACGATAGCGACGAGCTTTTAACTGCCTAATGGAGCGATTTACTCAGACCACCTTGCGCCCGCTCGCTGTTTACATTGAAGCACGCCGAATTGGGCAGATAACGACGATCAAATTAATTCATGTTTGTactctgaaataaaaaagtgtgttttctaatttgaatgactaatgaatatttattggATGGTGTCGTGGCTATAGGTGTCGGTGTAGGCACGTCGATAGTTCGGCGACAGCGTGTCGGATAGCGGGAGCTCGCAGTATTGAAGAGCAACGCgaaaagtttttcaataaaacatagCCCTCTGAGACAACATTTCAATGGAGCGGCGTGCGATGTTTACGGCCCGAGCGCCGCTGCTCGCTTCTCTACACTCTGCAGAACAATCCAATCCAAAGGTATTGATCAAATTGTATCGATACACATACGTGGGTAGTACAAACCAATCGAAATAAACAAATGCAATTTCACCCATACACTGAAGTTTAGCACATAATTCTTTTCATTTCCAGCGGAATATTTCTTCAATCGCACAAATTGCATTTCTATTTGATTGAAAGTTCTGAAATCGGGTTTTCAtaatgaaagtttt
Above is a window of Anticarsia gemmatalis isolate Benzon Research Colony breed Stoneville strain chromosome 7, ilAntGemm2 primary, whole genome shotgun sequence DNA encoding:
- the RpL31 gene encoding ribosomal protein L31, whose product is MAKPKGERKGKSAINEVVTREYTVNLHKRLHGVGFKKRAPRAIKEIRKFAEKQMGTPDVRVDTRLNKYLWSKGVRNVPFRVRVRLSRRRNDDEDSAHKLFTLVTYVPVASIKGLQTENVDASQE